A genomic region of Mesorhizobium sp. NZP2077 contains the following coding sequences:
- a CDS encoding M24 family metallopeptidase: MTDDMLHVMAWHNGEKEYSPFSDAEMKRRQADIRLWMAENKVDAALFTSYHCINYYSGWLYCYFGRKYGMVIDHNKATTISAGIDGGQPYRRSFGDNITYSDWRRDNFYRAVRQLTAGAKRIGIEFDHVNLDFRRQLVEALPGVEFIDIAQPSMWMRSIKSLEEQKLIREGARICDVGGASCVAAVKAGVPEHEVAIATTNAMIREIAKSHPYVELMDTWTWFQSGINTDGAHNPVTNRRVQSGDILSLNTFPMIFGYYTALERTLFCDHVDDASLGIWQKNVAVHRRGLELIKPGARCKDIAIELNEMYREWDLLKYRSFGYGHSFGVLCHYYGREAGVELREDIDTVLEPGMVVSMEPMVMLPQGVPGAGGYREHDILIVKQDGAENITGFPFGPDHNIVGD; the protein is encoded by the coding sequence ATGACCGACGACATGTTGCATGTGATGGCGTGGCACAATGGGGAAAAGGAGTACTCGCCTTTCTCGGATGCCGAGATGAAGCGCCGCCAGGCCGACATTCGCCTCTGGATGGCAGAGAACAAGGTCGATGCAGCGCTGTTCACGTCCTATCATTGCATCAATTATTACTCTGGCTGGCTCTACTGCTACTTCGGCCGCAAATACGGTATGGTCATTGACCACAACAAGGCGACGACGATTTCGGCCGGCATCGATGGTGGCCAGCCCTACCGCCGCAGCTTTGGCGACAATATCACATACAGTGACTGGCGCCGCGACAACTTCTATCGTGCAGTGCGCCAACTCACTGCGGGCGCCAAGCGCATCGGCATCGAGTTCGATCACGTCAACCTCGACTTCCGCCGTCAGCTTGTGGAGGCGCTGCCTGGCGTCGAATTCATCGACATCGCTCAGCCCTCGATGTGGATGCGCTCCATCAAGTCGCTGGAAGAGCAAAAGCTGATCCGCGAGGGGGCACGCATCTGCGACGTCGGCGGTGCCTCCTGCGTGGCGGCCGTGAAAGCCGGCGTGCCTGAGCACGAGGTGGCTATTGCAACGACCAACGCCATGATCCGCGAGATCGCGAAATCGCACCCCTATGTCGAACTGATGGATACCTGGACATGGTTCCAGTCCGGCATCAATACCGATGGCGCCCACAACCCGGTCACCAACCGCCGCGTCCAGTCCGGCGATATCCTTTCGCTCAACACCTTCCCGATGATCTTCGGCTATTACACCGCGCTCGAACGCACATTGTTCTGCGACCACGTCGACGACGCCAGCCTTGGCATCTGGCAGAAGAACGTCGCTGTCCACCGCCGCGGTCTCGAACTGATCAAGCCCGGCGCCCGCTGCAAGGACATCGCGATCGAGCTCAACGAGATGTACCGGGAGTGGGATCTGCTGAAGTACCGCTCCTTCGGCTACGGCCATTCCTTCGGGGTGCTGTGCCATTACTATGGCCGCGAAGCGGGCGTTGAACTGCGCGAGGACATAGACACAGTGCTCGAGCCCGGCATGGTCGTGTCCATGGAGCCGATGGTGATGCTGCCGCAAGGCGTGCCGGGTGCGGGCGGCTATCGCGAGCACGATATCCTGATCGTGAAGCAGGACGGCGCGGAAAACATCACCGGCTTCCCGTTCGGCCCGGACCACAACATCGTCGGGGACTGA
- a CDS encoding creatininase, with product MSDSSVFAAELPWPDYDAKVRDGSVSILLPVGSMEQHGHHMPMHVDVLLPVEFSRRVAGEIGALVAPPFTYGYKSHQKSGGGNHLPGTTSLDGATLVAALRDVIKEFARHGVRNICLMNGHFENSWFIVEGIDLALRELRWGGIGDMKIVVLSYWDFVDKPTIARLYPNGFTGWDLEHGGVLETSLMLALYPNFVHLERAADHEPASFPPYDVYPPKPEWTPATGTLSSPKEASKAKGDILLDVCVRGIVKALRAEFPR from the coding sequence ATGTCGGATTCCAGTGTTTTCGCCGCCGAACTGCCCTGGCCGGACTACGACGCGAAGGTCAGGGACGGCTCCGTGTCTATCCTGCTGCCGGTCGGGTCGATGGAGCAGCACGGCCACCATATGCCCATGCATGTCGACGTACTCTTGCCGGTCGAATTCTCCCGCCGCGTCGCTGGCGAGATCGGCGCGCTTGTGGCACCCCCTTTCACCTACGGCTACAAATCGCATCAGAAATCGGGGGGCGGCAATCACCTGCCGGGCACGACCAGTCTGGACGGCGCGACACTGGTCGCAGCGCTCCGCGATGTCATCAAGGAATTCGCCCGCCACGGCGTGCGCAATATCTGCTTGATGAATGGCCACTTCGAGAACTCGTGGTTCATCGTCGAAGGCATCGATCTGGCGCTGCGCGAACTGCGCTGGGGCGGTATTGGCGACATGAAGATCGTGGTGCTGTCTTATTGGGATTTCGTCGACAAGCCGACGATCGCGCGGCTCTATCCAAACGGGTTCACCGGCTGGGATCTGGAACATGGTGGGGTGCTCGAAACATCGCTGATGCTGGCGCTCTACCCGAACTTCGTTCATCTCGAGCGCGCCGCCGATCATGAACCGGCCAGCTTTCCGCCCTATGATGTATACCCGCCCAAGCCTGAATGGACACCGGCGACCGGCACATTGTCGTCGCCCAAGGAAGCTTCGAAAGCGAAAGGCGACATCTTGCTGGATGTCTGCGTGAGGGGCATCGTCAAAGCCCTGCGGGCCGAGTTTCCGCGCTGA
- a CDS encoding LysR substrate-binding domain-containing protein — protein sequence MRNFINFQTDLLRAFVSVIDLGAYTKAGDALGRTQPAISLQIRRLEELVGAPVIKQVGRSLTLTSEGEMLLSYAREMLRLNDEAASYFNRSKIAGVLRIGLPNDYAVAFLQGVITEYTSQHPGISLEIHCGWSADILDRLRADELDLAVAMVNNERSQYLSRSWIERPIWAAAEAARFDLGTGVPLAAHPEGCAYRARMIQSLDAAQIRWRVAYTGSGIAGLQNAVVNGLGVSALTRYTMLPGMRVLDDSDGFPALAEIRVGLFYKHPRLSDAGIRLVNHIVARLDEAGVSGDPVRRPIELDRQ from the coding sequence ATGCGCAATTTCATCAACTTTCAAACCGACCTGCTGCGGGCCTTTGTTTCGGTTATCGATCTTGGCGCCTACACCAAGGCCGGAGATGCGCTGGGGCGCACCCAGCCGGCCATCTCGCTGCAGATACGCCGGCTCGAGGAACTGGTCGGGGCGCCAGTCATCAAACAGGTCGGACGCAGTCTCACTCTGACCAGCGAAGGGGAGATGCTGCTGAGCTACGCCCGCGAGATGCTGCGGCTCAATGATGAGGCTGCGTCCTATTTCAATCGGTCGAAGATAGCCGGGGTGCTGCGGATCGGTCTGCCAAACGACTATGCGGTCGCTTTCCTGCAGGGCGTGATTACCGAATATACCAGTCAGCATCCGGGCATTTCGCTGGAAATCCACTGCGGCTGGAGCGCCGACATTCTCGATCGGCTGCGCGCCGACGAACTCGATCTGGCGGTGGCGATGGTCAACAATGAACGCTCCCAATATCTGTCGCGTTCATGGATCGAGCGGCCGATCTGGGCTGCCGCCGAAGCTGCCCGTTTTGACCTGGGAACCGGTGTGCCCCTCGCAGCCCACCCAGAAGGTTGCGCCTATCGGGCGCGGATGATCCAGTCTCTGGATGCCGCACAGATCCGCTGGCGGGTGGCCTATACCGGCTCCGGCATCGCGGGGTTGCAGAATGCCGTTGTGAACGGCCTCGGCGTCAGCGCGCTGACCCGTTACACGATGCTGCCCGGCATGCGGGTTCTTGATGACAGCGACGGGTTTCCAGCGCTCGCTGAAATCCGGGTCGGCTTGTTCTACAAGCATCCCCGTCTGTCCGATGCAGGAATCAGGCTGGTCAATCACATCGTCGCGCGGCTGGATGAAGCCGGTGTCTCCGGCGACCCGGTGCGGCGGCCGATCGAGCTGGATCGTCAATAA
- a CDS encoding extracellular solute-binding protein yields MIVKKSLSGLRTRRDLLKGASILGGGALAMPFLSRLAFADPVELNMLAWYGHAEPDVVAEFEAANNVKFKPKYYTGGDNMLGLIAQSPPGTFDVILSDAEYVQQLNAAGYIEKLDPADYPFDEFFPEFQHFPGHWQGNDLYSVITRFGFLGVAYNTEAITEKEASTYNVYWAEKLKGKVGHFDWHLPNLGQISLLGGNALPYDINAEAWSAVQEKTRSLRPQIGGFFDYGGTFSSLQNGQMLAMAGIGDWITGALEKGGAKVRTVIPEEGGLQFTESFSIGKGSQKADLAKKWIQYITSAKGQVKSANMVAYPCLIPNKKGWELLATETPAEAKRQGMLLNQSNVMDMIRNGRIKYRQLPVQQSLEDWNDFWSEYKGS; encoded by the coding sequence ATGATAGTCAAAAAAAGCTTGTCCGGCCTGCGCACGCGCCGCGATCTTCTAAAGGGCGCAAGTATTCTGGGCGGCGGCGCGCTGGCGATGCCGTTCCTCAGCCGGCTGGCTTTCGCCGACCCGGTCGAGCTCAATATGCTCGCATGGTATGGCCATGCCGAACCTGACGTGGTGGCCGAGTTCGAGGCCGCGAACAACGTCAAGTTCAAGCCGAAATACTACACTGGCGGCGACAACATGCTTGGGCTGATCGCCCAATCGCCCCCGGGAACCTTCGACGTCATCCTGTCGGATGCCGAATACGTGCAGCAGCTCAACGCGGCCGGCTATATCGAGAAGCTTGATCCCGCTGACTACCCGTTCGACGAATTCTTCCCCGAATTCCAGCATTTTCCAGGACACTGGCAGGGCAACGACCTCTATTCCGTCATCACTCGGTTCGGCTTCCTCGGCGTGGCCTATAACACCGAAGCGATTACCGAGAAGGAGGCCTCGACCTACAATGTCTATTGGGCCGAGAAGCTGAAAGGCAAGGTCGGGCATTTCGATTGGCATCTGCCCAATCTCGGACAGATCAGCCTGCTCGGTGGCAACGCCTTGCCCTATGATATTAACGCCGAGGCCTGGAGCGCCGTGCAGGAAAAGACGAGATCGCTGCGCCCGCAGATTGGCGGCTTCTTCGACTACGGCGGCACCTTCTCGTCGCTTCAGAACGGACAGATGCTGGCCATGGCGGGCATCGGCGACTGGATTACCGGGGCGCTGGAAAAGGGCGGCGCGAAGGTGCGGACCGTCATTCCGGAAGAGGGTGGCCTGCAGTTCACCGAATCCTTCTCGATCGGCAAAGGCTCGCAGAAGGCCGATCTGGCGAAGAAATGGATCCAGTACATCACCTCTGCCAAGGGCCAGGTGAAGTCGGCCAACATGGTAGCCTACCCTTGCCTCATCCCGAACAAGAAGGGCTGGGAGCTTTTGGCCACCGAAACGCCGGCGGAGGCCAAGCGGCAGGGTATGCTGCTCAACCAGAGCAATGTCATGGACATGATCCGCAATGGCCGTATCAAATACCGCCAGTTGCCGGTTCAGCAGAGCCTTGAAGACTGGAACGACTTCTGGTCCGAATACAAGGGGTCGTAA
- a CDS encoding ABC transporter permease: protein MRKSITLYGLTFSLPMLIWQVLFFLAPLVFLIALSFWTVRNFRMEPDFNPDNWARMLGRGVFWQAYFRTLVLSTTAAIITSALAFPCAYGIAFKLSETARRWAVFLMVIPFFTSYLVRVYSWQIFLSDNGIINALLAKAGIGPFGMLNSVFGTMVGYLTLSFPLVVLLQLFSLVFVDRTLIEAAHNLRCGRLRTVFEVVVPAAKVGLVIAALFCFILTFGDFVSPLYLGGGDPPTLSILITDTTKSGQQWPRAAVIALTMIATLLAVAFAAVSFAYKERGR from the coding sequence ATGCGGAAATCGATCACCCTTTACGGACTGACATTCTCGCTGCCCATGCTGATCTGGCAAGTGCTGTTCTTTCTGGCGCCGCTGGTCTTTTTGATCGCGCTGAGTTTTTGGACGGTCCGGAATTTCCGCATGGAGCCGGATTTCAATCCAGACAACTGGGCCAGAATGCTTGGCCGAGGCGTTTTCTGGCAGGCCTATTTTCGCACGCTGGTCCTGTCCACGACGGCCGCGATCATCACCAGCGCGTTGGCCTTCCCCTGCGCCTACGGCATCGCCTTCAAGCTGTCGGAAACGGCGCGGCGCTGGGCCGTGTTCCTGATGGTCATCCCCTTCTTCACCAGCTATCTGGTGCGCGTCTATTCATGGCAGATTTTCCTGTCCGACAACGGCATCATCAATGCGCTGCTGGCAAAGGCGGGCATTGGGCCGTTCGGCATGCTGAATTCGGTCTTCGGAACTATGGTCGGCTATCTGACTCTGAGCTTCCCACTCGTCGTGCTGCTGCAATTGTTCAGCCTCGTGTTCGTCGACCGCACGCTGATTGAAGCGGCGCACAATCTGCGCTGCGGGCGCCTGCGCACGGTGTTCGAGGTGGTGGTACCGGCGGCCAAGGTCGGGCTGGTGATCGCGGCGCTGTTCTGCTTCATCCTCACCTTCGGCGATTTCGTCAGCCCGCTCTATCTCGGCGGCGGTGACCCGCCGACGCTGTCCATCCTGATCACCGACACCACCAAATCGGGCCAGCAATGGCCGCGCGCGGCCGTCATCGCGCTGACCATGATCGCGACGTTGCTCGCGGTGGCGTTCGCGGCGGTGAGCTTTGCCTACAAGGAGCGCGGGCGATGA
- a CDS encoding ABC transporter permease translates to MSDFNRNPLIDWALKLYIALAFAFIFAPIAASFVFSLNIDRFPSLPLGGFSTIWYEAVYADPLVWEGLRNTLIVGATVSVVATALGFGAAYTDFRYKFFGKPFYLALALLPPTIPVVILGLAMLAFLSNVHLSGEVHSVIIAHVVMCAPFAMAICRLRLSQMDPSLEAAAWNLGASEWMAMRHVIVPFCRPAIFAALFITMAVSFDEFAVSWFVSGLHETLPVKVLGFLQGQVSPRINVIGTFVFLASMTLVILAQILLMKRSVAPKAGGNAPELLP, encoded by the coding sequence ATGAGCGATTTCAACCGCAATCCGCTGATCGACTGGGCGCTGAAGCTCTACATCGCGCTCGCCTTTGCCTTCATTTTCGCGCCGATTGCCGCGAGCTTCGTCTTCTCGCTCAACATCGACCGTTTTCCCTCGCTGCCGTTGGGTGGTTTCTCGACCATCTGGTACGAAGCCGTCTATGCCGATCCGCTCGTCTGGGAGGGCTTGCGCAACACGCTGATCGTCGGCGCGACCGTCTCGGTCGTCGCCACGGCGCTCGGCTTCGGCGCCGCCTACACCGACTTCCGCTATAAATTCTTCGGCAAGCCGTTCTATCTGGCGCTGGCGCTGTTGCCGCCGACTATTCCCGTGGTCATTCTGGGCCTGGCGATGCTGGCCTTCCTGTCCAACGTCCACCTGTCCGGGGAAGTCCATTCCGTTATCATCGCCCATGTCGTCATGTGCGCACCCTTCGCCATGGCGATCTGCCGATTGCGCCTATCGCAGATGGACCCATCGCTTGAAGCCGCCGCCTGGAACCTCGGCGCGTCCGAATGGATGGCGATGCGCCACGTCATCGTGCCGTTCTGCCGGCCCGCCATCTTCGCCGCGTTGTTCATCACCATGGCGGTGTCGTTCGACGAATTCGCGGTGTCCTGGTTCGTGTCCGGCCTGCACGAAACACTGCCGGTCAAGGTTCTCGGCTTTCTGCAAGGGCAGGTCAGCCCACGCATCAATGTCATCGGCACATTCGTCTTCCTCGCCTCGATGACGCTGGTGATCCTCGCCCAGATTCTTCTGATGAAACGCAGCGTCGCGCCCAAGGCCGGCGGCAACGCGCCGGAGTTGTTGCCATGA
- a CDS encoding ABC transporter ATP-binding protein, producing MTDQALVVFDGVAKRFGNFNAVEHMDLEIRKGEFLAIMGSSGCGKTTTLRMLAGLEAPTEGEIRLAGKRINDLPTWRRDTPMVWQSLALFPFLTVRENVEFSLRMRGVEKAERRQRVDKWLERMQITEFADRNVAHLSGGQRQRVALARSLVTEPEILLLDEPLSALDAHLKVRMQTVLSNLQKELGITFVYVTHSQSEAFSMADRVVIMSRGRIEQIGNPQEIYRAPRTRFVAEFLGSSNIFAGKVSAADGDAIRIATPSGEFDVARNPAKTLAKGDKATFVVSGDRVQLTNEKPTDAVNGVQASVVGEEFVGATAVIHLEGADGLELKAQKSHDELERLNLTPGAKIWMSWRTESSHILPGE from the coding sequence ATGACCGATCAAGCTCTCGTCGTCTTCGACGGCGTCGCCAAGAGATTCGGCAATTTCAACGCCGTCGAGCACATGGACCTCGAAATCCGCAAGGGCGAATTTCTTGCCATCATGGGGTCGAGCGGCTGCGGCAAGACCACCACGCTCAGAATGCTGGCCGGGCTCGAAGCGCCAACCGAAGGCGAGATCCGCCTTGCCGGCAAGCGTATCAACGACCTGCCGACCTGGCGGCGCGACACGCCGATGGTGTGGCAGAGCCTGGCGCTGTTTCCGTTCCTGACGGTGCGCGAGAACGTCGAGTTCAGCCTGCGCATGCGCGGCGTCGAAAAAGCCGAGCGCAGGCAACGCGTCGACAAGTGGCTCGAGCGCATGCAGATCACCGAATTCGCCGATCGCAACGTCGCCCATCTTTCCGGCGGCCAGCGCCAACGTGTGGCGTTGGCGCGATCGCTGGTGACGGAGCCGGAAATCCTGCTGCTCGATGAGCCGCTGTCGGCACTCGACGCCCACCTCAAGGTGCGCATGCAAACCGTGCTGTCCAACCTTCAGAAGGAACTCGGCATCACCTTCGTCTATGTCACGCACAGCCAGTCGGAGGCCTTTTCGATGGCCGACCGCGTCGTCATCATGAGCCGCGGCCGCATCGAACAGATCGGCAACCCGCAAGAGATCTATCGCGCGCCGCGGACGAGGTTCGTCGCTGAGTTTCTCGGCTCATCCAATATCTTCGCCGGCAAGGTTTCGGCGGCGGACGGCGATGCCATCAGGATCGCCACACCCTCAGGCGAGTTCGACGTCGCCCGCAATCCAGCCAAGACATTGGCCAAGGGAGACAAGGCGACCTTCGTCGTCTCCGGCGATCGCGTGCAGTTAACCAACGAGAAGCCCACGGACGCCGTAAACGGCGTGCAGGCCTCGGTGGTCGGCGAGGAGTTCGTCGGCGCCACGGCCGTCATCCACCTCGAAGGCGCCGACGGTCTGGAACTCAAGGCGCAGAAGAGCCACGACGAACTGGAACGGCTGAACCTGACGCCCGGTGCGAAAATCTGGATGTCCTGGCGCACCGAGTCGAGCCACATCCTGCCAGGCGAGTAG
- a CDS encoding GlxA family transcriptional regulator, producing the protein MEIRTKSRHAPKRGDSRRLSVGFILARRFTLCAFANFVDVLRLSADEGDRSRPILCGWRVLSATMDPIVSSSGIAVQPEERLGDPARFDYIVVVGGLIDEIENLHPDYVRFLHRAAIAGVPLVGVCTGAFALHRAGLMHGYKCCVSWFHHDDFLEQFDGLKPVSDQIFVVDRDRLTCSGGASSAHLAAYLVDRHVGRAQARKSLNIMIIDEAERAETPQPGMPLDLHTDDPMVKRALLLMQQTIDTPIAVDELARRLGANRRQLERHFQRTIGMAPTLAYKIMRLEYAEFLLKNSQGSVTEIANSTGFCDSSHFIRAFRERRGVTPAVFRSNA; encoded by the coding sequence ATGGAGATACGGACGAAATCGAGACATGCGCCAAAGCGTGGCGACTCAAGGCGTCTTTCAGTCGGCTTCATCCTGGCCCGGCGCTTTACGCTTTGCGCCTTTGCCAATTTCGTCGACGTGCTTCGCCTCTCCGCCGACGAGGGCGACCGCAGTCGACCGATCCTGTGCGGCTGGCGCGTGCTTTCCGCCACGATGGACCCCATCGTCTCCAGTTCGGGCATCGCGGTTCAACCCGAGGAGCGGTTGGGCGACCCGGCCCGCTTCGACTACATCGTGGTGGTCGGCGGATTGATCGACGAGATCGAAAACCTGCATCCGGACTATGTGCGTTTCCTGCATCGGGCGGCGATCGCCGGCGTGCCGCTGGTCGGCGTCTGCACCGGCGCCTTCGCTCTCCACCGCGCCGGCCTGATGCACGGCTACAAATGCTGCGTCAGCTGGTTCCATCACGACGATTTCCTGGAGCAGTTCGACGGGCTGAAGCCGGTCTCCGACCAGATCTTCGTCGTCGACCGCGACCGGCTGACGTGTTCGGGCGGCGCCAGTTCGGCGCATCTCGCGGCCTATCTGGTGGATAGGCATGTCGGGCGCGCGCAGGCCCGCAAGAGCCTGAACATCATGATCATCGACGAGGCCGAGCGAGCCGAGACGCCCCAGCCCGGCATGCCGCTCGACCTGCACACCGACGATCCGATGGTCAAGAGGGCGCTGCTGCTGATGCAGCAGACCATCGACACCCCGATCGCCGTCGACGAGCTTGCCCGGCGTCTCGGCGCCAATCGACGGCAACTTGAGCGCCACTTCCAGCGCACGATCGGCATGGCGCCGACGCTGGCCTACAAGATCATGCGTCTCGAATATGCCGAGTTTCTGCTCAAAAACTCGCAGGGTTCGGTAACTGAAATCGCCAACTCGACCGGCTTCTGCGATTCGTCCCACTTCATCCGCGCCTTCCGCGAGCGCCGCGGGGTGACGCCGGCGGTATTTCGAAGCAACGCTTAG
- a CDS encoding sarcosine oxidase subunit beta family protein has translation MTRFSFSALLRNAATGNKNWQPQWPDAEPKAEYDVVIVGAGGHGLGTAYYLAKEHGITNVAVIDKGWLGGGNTGRNTTIIRSNYLYDESARLYDHALDLWEGLSQELNYNVMFSQRGVMMLAHSIHDVQSFKRHIHSNRLNGVDNEWLTPQQAKAYCPPLNIASDARYPVMGAALQRRGGVARHDAVAWGYARGAAARGVDIIQNCPVTAIRRDVSGKVTGVDTPRGFIKARKVAVSAAGHTSVVMDTVGVRLPLESYPLQALVSEPVKPIFPCVVMSNTVHAYMSQSDKGELVIGSGTDQYVSYSQRGGLPLIEHTVAAICEVFPIFTRMRMLRKWAGIVDVTPDRSPIIGKTPVPGLYVNCGWGTGGFKATPGAAHIFAHTIARDEPHPINAPYTLERFTTGRLIDEAAAAAVAH, from the coding sequence ATGACCCGCTTTTCGTTTTCCGCGCTGCTGCGCAACGCCGCGACCGGCAACAAGAACTGGCAGCCGCAATGGCCGGACGCTGAGCCGAAGGCCGAGTACGATGTCGTCATCGTCGGTGCCGGGGGCCATGGATTGGGCACGGCCTACTATCTCGCCAAGGAGCACGGCATCACCAATGTCGCGGTCATCGACAAGGGCTGGCTCGGCGGCGGCAACACCGGCCGCAACACCACCATCATCCGCTCCAACTACCTCTACGACGAGAGCGCCAGGCTCTACGACCACGCACTCGACCTGTGGGAAGGCTTGAGCCAGGAGCTAAACTACAACGTCATGTTCTCGCAGCGTGGCGTTATGATGCTGGCGCATTCGATCCATGACGTGCAGAGCTTCAAGCGCCATATCCATTCCAACCGGCTGAACGGCGTCGACAATGAATGGCTGACGCCGCAACAGGCCAAGGCCTATTGCCCGCCGCTCAACATCGCCAGCGACGCGCGCTATCCAGTGATGGGCGCCGCCTTGCAGCGGCGCGGCGGCGTTGCCCGCCACGACGCGGTCGCCTGGGGTTATGCAAGGGGCGCCGCGGCGCGCGGCGTCGACATCATCCAGAACTGCCCGGTAACGGCGATTCGCCGCGACGTCTCGGGCAAGGTCACCGGCGTCGACACGCCGCGCGGCTTCATCAAGGCCAGGAAGGTGGCCGTGTCGGCGGCCGGCCACACCTCCGTGGTCATGGACACCGTCGGCGTGCGCCTGCCGCTGGAGAGCTACCCGCTCCAGGCGCTGGTGTCGGAACCGGTCAAGCCGATCTTCCCGTGCGTCGTCATGTCGAACACGGTTCACGCCTATATGAGCCAGTCCGACAAGGGCGAACTAGTCATCGGCTCGGGCACCGACCAGTATGTGTCCTACAGCCAGCGCGGCGGCCTGCCGTTGATCGAGCACACGGTCGCGGCTATCTGCGAGGTGTTCCCGATCTTCACCCGCATGCGCATGCTGCGCAAATGGGCCGGCATCGTCGACGTCACCCCCGACCGTTCGCCGATCATCGGCAAGACGCCGGTGCCGGGGCTCTACGTCAATTGCGGATGGGGTACTGGCGGTTTCAAGGCGACGCCGGGCGCAGCCCATATCTTCGCCCACACCATCGCCCGAGACGAACCGCATCCGATCAACGCGCCCTATACGCTCGAACGCTTCACCACCGGCCGGCTGATCGACGAGGCCGCCGCCGCCGCCGTCGCGCATTGA
- a CDS encoding sarcosine oxidase subunit delta, translating into MLLIRCPYCETERPEVEFVYAGEAHVARPVDPAALTDDEWKNFLFIRSNARGTHFERWRHMHGCGRFFNAVRDTVSDQFAMTYKAGMPRPTENEIKEARS; encoded by the coding sequence ATGCTCCTTATCCGCTGTCCCTATTGCGAGACCGAACGGCCCGAGGTCGAGTTCGTCTATGCCGGTGAAGCACATGTCGCCCGCCCAGTTGATCCCGCCGCGCTGACCGACGACGAATGGAAGAATTTCCTCTTCATCCGTTCGAATGCGCGCGGCACCCATTTCGAACGCTGGCGTCACATGCATGGCTGCGGCCGCTTCTTCAACGCGGTGCGCGACACGGTCAGCGACCAGTTCGCCATGACCTACAAGGCAGGCATGCCGCGCCCAACGGAAAACGAGATCAAGGAAGCGCGTTCATGA